One Rosa chinensis cultivar Old Blush chromosome 5, RchiOBHm-V2, whole genome shotgun sequence genomic region harbors:
- the LOC121048828 gene encoding receptor-like protein 2, translating into MQFNQLSGEFPKELCTLPMLVSGQAEAQVGRIYAELPIYYSPSAHAEPLQYNYIFYTPFIHLGHNCLSGNIPIEIGQMQHLQQLDLSANNFSGNIPDQISNLKYIEVLDLSMNDLSGKIPASFTGLNFLSRFNVSYNNLGGPIPSSTQLQSFNASAFEGNQLCGAPLQNKCQTTEGADALDTSTQDADTKEHQIPWFYVSVALGFITGFWGVCGPLVLMRRWRYAYYHFLDNVQDKFQCSM; encoded by the coding sequence ATGCAATTCAACCAACTTTCTGGAGAATTTCCAAAGGAATTGTGCACACTACCTATGTTAGTATCTGGACAAGCTGAAGCTCAAGTAGGTCGTATTTATGCTGAACTGCCTATTTACTACAGTCCTAGTGCGCATGCAGAACCTTTACAGTacaattatatattttatacCCCATTTATACACCTAGGTCACAATTGCCTTAGTGGGAATATACCTATAGAGATTGGCCAAATGCAGCATCTCCAGCAGCTGGATCTTAGTGCTAACAACTTCTCCGGCAACATTCCAGACCAGATTTCTAACCTGAAGTATATTGAGGTACTGGATCTCTCCATGAACGATTTGTCTGGAAAAATCCCGGCGTCATTCACAGGTCTTAATTTCTTATCAAGATTCAATGTCTCGTACAATAATCTTGGAGGACCAATACCATCAAGCACTCAACTCCAAAGTTTCAATGCTTCTGCATTTGAGGGGAATCAACTTTGTGGTGCCCCACTTCAAAATAAGTGTCAGACAACAGAGGGTGCTGATGCACTTGATACGAGCACCCAAGATGCAGACACCAAGgagcatcaaattccatggttttATGTTTCTGTTGCACTTGGGTTCATTACAGGATTTTGGGGAGTCTGTGGTCCCTTGGTGCTTATGAGAAGGTGGAGGTATGCATATTACCATTTCCTAGACAATGTACAAGACAAGTTCCAATGTTCCATGTGA
- the LOC112164422 gene encoding receptor-like protein 2 → MANAFIFFLLLIFSSNIIFENIHACNQTERSSLLFLALTLSSPKLNWTSADCCNWEGITCNRDGWVTHLQLPSKGLKLKGGIFPSSSLANLTHLTHLNLSHNSLSGSLDQTEFFLSLNDLEILDLSYNLLFGVLPSSLPSSHIRMVDLSNNRLHGAVSSSFFQQAWNLTSFNVSNNTFSGPIPSSICRPSSSSLRHLDFSFNKFNGSISSGLGKCSKLQVFRAGYNYLSGSLPEDIFNATTLEEISLLRNSLYGAVSDRISNLTNLTTLDLSYNQLSGVLPLHLGKLSKLKYILLDFNHLEGSFPLSLMNCTNLVELRMGANNFGGNISMLNFSKLSQLSKLDLRQNNFFGILPRSLYSCKFLKAIRVAYNNLEVQIEPEILSLKSLSFLSLGMNKRLTNIKEAMRILMGCKRLAVLSLQSSFLESLAQFQVGWGLFQACIS, encoded by the exons ATGGCTAATGCATTCATTTTCTTCTTACTCTTGATATTCTCTTCcaatatcatatttgaaaacATTCATGCTTGCAACCAAACCGAACGCAGCTCTCTGTTGTTCTTAGCTCTCACTTTGTCTTCTCCTAAGTTGAATTGGACTTCCGCTGATTGTTGCAATTGGGAAGGCATTACTTGTAATCGAGATGGTTGGGTCACCCATTTGCAGTTACCCTCCAAAGGGCTCAAACTAAAAGGAGGTATTTTCCCCTCATCATCACTTGCAAATCTCACACATCTTACTCACTTGAATCTCTCCCACAATTCACTCTCTGGTTCTCTAGATCAAACTGAattcttcttgtccttgaatGATCTCGAAATCCTAGATTTGAGCTATAACCTTCTTTTTGGAGTGTTACCATCTTCTCTACCATCCAGTCATATTCGGATGGTGGATCTTTCCAACAATCGTTTACATGGTGCAGtttcatcttcttttttccaACAAGCTTGGAATTTGACTAGTTTTAATGTCAGTAACAACACCTTTTCCGGTCCTATCCCATCCTCCATTTGtcgtccttcttcttcctcgttaCGACACCTTGATTTTTCCTTCAATAAGTTCAATGGTAGTATATCTTCTGGATTGGGGAAGTGTTCCAAACTGCAGGTCTTCCGTGCTGGTTACAATTACCTGTCAGGATCGCTTCCAGAAGATATCTTTAATGCTACCACACTTGAAGAGATTTCACTACTTCGGAATTCATTGTATGGAGCAGTGAGTGATAGAATTTCCAACCTCACCAACCTTACAACCCTTGACCTCTCCTATAACCAATTGAGTGGTGTGCTCCCTCTCCATCTTGGGAAGCTCTCCAAGTTGAAATACATTCTCCTTGATTTCAACCATCTGGAAGGTTCATTCCCCCTATCTCTGATGAATTGCACAAACCTTGTTGAACTACGTATGGGAGCCAACAACTTCGGAGGTAATATCTCCATGCTCAATTTTTCCAAACTTAGCCAACTTAGTAAACTCGACTTGCGACAAAATAACTTCTTTGGTATCTTGCCGAGAAGCCTCTACTCGTGCAAGTTCTTGAAAGCAATTCGAGTGGCCTACAATAATCTAGAGGTTCAAATAGAGCCTGAAAttctttcattgaaatccctGTCCTTCCTCTCACTTGGTATGAATAAACGTTTGACAAATATCAAAGAGGCAATGAGGATATTGATGGGTTGCAAACGCCTTGCAGTCCTATCATTACAATCCAGTTTTTTAG AATCACTGGCTCAATTCCAAGTTGGCTGGGGACTCTTCCAAGCTTGTATTTCTTAA